Below is a window of Myxococcales bacterium DNA.
ACTATGGCGACGCTCGCGGGGAGGCGCGGCTGCGTGAGGCGCTGGCCCGCATGTTGGCCGAGACGCGCGGCCTGGCCGCCACGTCCGACGATGTGCTCCTCATGCGGGCAGCCAGCAGGCGATCTGGCTGGCGGCGCAGGCTCTCTTGCGCCCTGGCGATCGCGTGGGCGTCGAGACCTACGGCTATCCGCCGGCCATGCAGGCGCTTCTCTCGACGGGTGCCGTGCTCGTGCCCCTGCACGTAGATGCCGAAGGCGTGCGCCTCGACGAACTCGAACGGGCCCTGGCGGCGGGAGGCCTCGTGGCGGCGTACCTGATACCTCGCCACCAATACCCGACGACGGCCTCGCTCATCGCGCCTCGTCGCCTGGCCTTGCTCGCGCTCGCCCGGCGGCACCGCTTTGCCCTCATCGAGGATGACTAGTCACACGAGTTTCACTTCACGGGGCGTCCCCGCTTACCCCTGGCCAGCCAGGACGCGCACGGTGTGGTCATCTACGTCGGCAGCCTGCTGAAGGTTCTAGCCCCAGGGCTGCGCATTGGCTACGCGGTGGCACCCGTGCCCGTGCTCGAACGCATGGCGGCCCTGCGGACATCCATCGACCGACAGGGCGACAACGTGGCCGAAGCGGCGGTGGCGGAGCTTCTCGAAGATGGTGATCTGGCCCGCCGTTCGCGTCGCATGCGCCAGGTCTATCAGGCAAGGCGCGACGTGCTGATGACGGCGCTTCGAGACACGCTGGGTGAACGCGTTTCGTTCGAGGTGCCCCAGGGCGGCATGGCGTTATGGGTACAGGTTCATGGCGACGATCCGGTCGCGTGGGCGAAAAAGGCACGGGAGTGCGGTGTCACGTTCGGCGCGGGACGCGATTACCACGTGTTTCGCAAGCCCGTGCCGTTCGTTCGCATGGGCTTCACACGCCTCGACGAACGTGAACTGCGGCGGGCGGTACGGTTGGCTGAAACCGCCTGGGTCGAGGCCTGAACCTGCCCGAGCTGGCTTCGGGGCAAGCCCTCGACACCCAGAAGCGGAGCCGTTGCGAGCCGGGCGTGCATCACGGGGCTCGTGCTTGCCGTGCTCGCGCTGCCAGCTTGCCGCCGCGACACCGCACCCTCACCGCCACCTCCTGCGACCAAAAGCGCGCCACCGGCGAACGTGAGGCCCCGAGATTCGTATTCTTTTTTGGCTCGGGGCCCCTCGAGGGCCCGATTTTCGAATTGCAATACCCCCGAAGGGGGCGGGTTGGCCTGTCTGGCTTATTTCAATTCACCCAGACATGCCGCGTCGCGTGCTGGGCGAATTCAAGATGCTTGCCTTACGAAACCGAGGCTGCCTCCTCGCGCAGCATCGCAAAAAGATCCGTGACGCCCGGGTCACAGCCCTGTTGCGTGAGCAGGGTGGTCACCTGGCCGCGATGGTGAGTTTGGTGGTTGAAGAGATGGGAGACGGCCCACCACAGTGGCGCCTCCTGCCGCTGTCCAAGCCGCAGGTAGACGAGTGGCCCCGTCAACCTCTCCGGAGTGAGCCCGGCGACCCATGCGGAAAGGGCCTCGTCCGTACGCCGCCGCTCGAGGCGCAGCTCTTCGAAGCTGCCGTAGAGCTCCTGGTCCAAAGAGCGGATGCCCCCAGGGCCGATGCAGCCGTCGGGCAGGGTCTTACCCTCAAACCGGGCGAGCCACACTCTATCGGTCAGCAAGAGATGGTTGAGCGTGCCGTGAATCGAGCGGAAGAACGCGCCTGCGTCCTTCTTGCGAACCTCGTCACTGAGCGTGGAGGCGCGCTCGAAGAGCTTGTCGTTCATCCAGCGGCTGTATCGCGCAAGGGAACTCAACCATTCGGGGCTCGCCATGGGCACGAGTATACCCAGCCTCAGTCGCAAGCGCCGAGACGCTTGAGGCTCCACTTGGGATTGCGCCCGTCGAGACCCGCGACGTTGTCCGGATAGTTCGAGTCTTGCAGCCAGATCCCCAGTTTCCCACCGGGGTGCTCGTACGTGACCGGCGGCAGGAGCTTGCTCGCGGTTACGCAGTCCTCGAACTCGGCGTAGGCACCGCTGCCCGCAAAGACCCCGACGTTGCCCGGCAAGCCCACCTTCTTGTCCGCGGTGGAGTCACCCACCAGCCACCAGTTGCAGCAGCCACCAGGTGCGAAGGCGTTGCCCGTCCAGCCCTGCCCGAGGTTCTATTTGTTGCACCCGTCCACGTAGGACAGCATGGCCGCCGAATGAGCCGCCCCCATCGAGCTTCCCTCCGGGGTCGCCCTCGTCACCACAACCAGCAGCCCGGGACAGCCTCGGAGAACGCCGAGCCGCCACGCAACGCCGCTGTTCGGCTCTGAGGGCCGGCGCTCATGACGAAGATTCACGGGCGTGAGCGCCGCACGCACACCAGGTTGCATCCCGAACCCAAGGGCGGATGCACGGTGCAGGCCCAGCTGCCATTGGCACACGTGCAAGCATTACCGATCTCGTTGCCACACACGTCGCCCGCCGTGCAGGCCGTCCCCGGTTGGTCGGCAGCGCCGCAGGTTCGCGGGCAGTTCGGCAGGACTTCTTCGGGGCAAGGATTGGCGCATTGGCTTTGGATGCAGTCGACAGGGGGCGCAGGCGCGCAGTCGCACACGGGCCCGCCGCAGCTGGCCTCCTGATACCCCGTGGCAAGGTCGTCGAGGGTCGCTTGCGTCAGGCTCTTGTTGACCAGGGCATAGCACCCGCCCAACCCGATTCCGCAGTGGCCGTAGAGCACATGGCAGTCGGCGGCCGCCTGACAGCTCTTGGCCGCTGAGATGACGGCTGTGTAGCCGTCCCTGCGATCAGTGCAGCTCAGGGTCATCGACCCGTCGACAGGGGCGTCACCGCCCGATGAGGATCCATCGACCGCGGCGTCGGCGCCGCAGGCGGGCTCGTACTTGCAGTTCCTATCGAACTGCTGCGTGATCTCATTCCACTCGCAGATTCGGGTGGTGCGAGTGCAGGCTTTTTCTTCGCTGTCGTCGCAGGCGGGTCCAAGAGCTGAAAGAAGGGCCAGGCCGAGCAACCAAGACGTAGAACGGAGGGTCGACGCTACGTACATGATGACCCGAGGTTAGGCGGCTGCCAGCCGCAAAACAAGCGAGTACGCTCGAACGGTGCCAGGTGATGGTGGAGCGAAGGTCACCCTGTCGTACAGCGCGTTCGACCCCGACTCATGCCCCGAACGCACTGGCGTGGTTGCCTGGCCCGCCCCGCAAGATCCCGCTCTCGGAACGGTGCACCCCGGTCGACTCGAGTGCGGCCAGCCGGTTCCGGGCGAGAGTAGGTTTCTTTACAACGTGCCCGCGCCGGGAGGGAACGCTGGCCAAGGGGCGCCTCCGTGCTCCGTTCAACGGTGACTGCAAAGCGCGCTTCGAAGCCCGGGCTGTCGCCGAACATCCCCATGACCCCGCAACTCGACCAGTCCAAACGACCAGCGTCCACCTGGATGAAACCCGATCTCCACCTCGGCAACATCGCCTGGGTCCACGACTGTGCGAGGAAGCTTCGGAAACACGACTTGGCTCCAGTGAGTGGGAGGCGCATTCGGCGCCGTCGACAGCTCGACGCTGGGAGACAGCCTCGCCCAAAAGGTGCCCATGATGCCGTCCAGAACACCCGGCCTGTCAATTGGGCAGACAACCCTTCGAAGAAACCTGCCGCTGGTCGATTCGCCGAGCTCGAAGTGCATGAATGGAACGGTCGGTCCCAAGGCCCGGGCCTGTCGACAGGCTTCGACCACGTAGGGCGATGCCTCGTTGACCAGCACCGCTTGCTGTAGGCGGCGAAGATCGAAACCAGCGACGTTGGTCCAGCACTGCCCATGCGTAGGCAGCAACCTGTGCCTCAGCCCTTCGTGCTCGATCGGGGTCAGCGCGAGCGCAAGTTCTTGCGGGATCATGCGGCCGCCAGGCTTGAGAAAACGGCGACGTGCATCGTGAAGGTACTCGACGACGAACTCTTCGAGCGCAAACTGTCCGAATAGTTCCGAGACGACGACGTCAGCGCGTTCCGGCAGGTCGACGGCGAGGGAGTTTGCAGAGACCCACACGATTCGATCGGCCAACTGGTTGTCTTGCGCGATGGCGCGCCCGAGCTCGCAGTAGGTGCCCTGCTCGATGGCGTAAACGCGTCGTGCCCCGGCCCGGGCACAGAGCAGCGAGAGCAGTCCGAATCCGGCCCCCACGTCGACGACCACGTCGCCCTTTCTGACTTGCTCCCGGATCGCGCGGCCGTAAGCATCCGTCCGCTCGAGGTCGGCCACGTATCGTCCGAACTCACGCAGCATTACGTCCACTTGACAGCTCCTGGCGGTTTGACGAAGGCCTTGATCGCGCGTGCGTAACGGGACCAATCCTGGCGACGGGTATCTAGGTGCAAGAAGGGGAGGCGTGTCTTCTTTAGTCCGTCCCATCGGTGCGCCTGCGACCAGCGGACGGCTTCGATTGCAGCTTCTCGGGAGCCGTACCATGCGTCCATGTCTTGGGCCCACTCCAGCCTGTCGGGGCGCTCTATCGAACGTGTCTCCGCAAGCTCGGAAGGAAAGGTCAACAGAACGAGAGAGGCGTCGAGCGCTTCGAGGCGCTCGTCGTATTGGTCGAGAAGTTCCCACCGAGGAAAGAGGGCGTAGGCCGTCAGGTGAAACCGCTCAACCAAGAGCAGCCCCGCCGCCCCTTCGTCCCGGTGTCGTTCGATTCTGGCGAGGACCGCGTCGAGGGCCTCAAACCTGGGCCTCTCCCTCCAGGCGGGGTTGCGCACCTGGTTCATCAGGTCCCCAAGTGTGTCCTCCTCTGGGATGAGCGAGGGTCGATGGGAAAAGCAGCTCTCCATCGCGCGCAGAACCGACGTCTTTCCCGCCCCCGTGACGCCTTCCAGAATCAGAACGGAGCTCAATTGGGGGCACCCCACAGCAGAACGTCGTTGAGACGCGGAACCGCTCGTTCCAGAACGGTGCGCTCGATCTCACTGAGCTCCGGATGCCAAAGATCCACCAGCATGAGCCCTCTCCAAACGTCGCTCGTGTTGACAGACTCGTGGTAGTAGCTGCTGTCGGCGGCCATGCATCGTCCATCGATCCAGGTGCGTCGTTGACCCCCGAAGCTGATCCAGGCTCCATCCGAGAACAGGGGCAAGTACAAAGTGACCACGAAATTCACCTTGTCACTGTGTTCCTTGATCCGGGAGTGAGGCCCGAGGAAGGACATGAGCGCCTCGCGCGCGGGAGGAACCTCATCGAGGGTGCGCAGCGCAACGGGTGCCTCCGCCGCTGTGGAGGGGACGCGGCGAAGGTGGCGTTGCAGGTAGTATCCCCTCCACTCACCCTCGAGCGGCGATTGCGGGTCTTTCGCCGGGCTGCTGCCAGATCGACCCGGATGTGAACGGAAGACCCACGGCTTGCTCAGAAGCCGCACCGCCTCTTCCCGAATGAGGGGGAACCGGCTCTCGAGACGTCTCGCGAGCGGAAAGGCATGCGCATCCCACCAAGGCCTCTCTGTGAGCCCTGGTACGTACAGGCGGGAATGCAAGGCGCGTTGAGGGCCTGGGTCGGGTGGGGTAGCCTCACCCCTGGCCACGGCGAAGAATACCTCGAGCCGCTCGAGTTCGCTCCCAGGATAGCGGGCGCACGACTCGGCCCAAAGTGCGTCGGCAGAGCGCTTCAATTCGCGGGCTTGATCTCTCATCACATCAAGCCTGTCGGATCAGGTGGTTCACCACGCCTGGACGCACGAGATTGGCATGGAAGGCTGCGTTTCGCACCTGGAGCCGCTCGCACGGGGGTACGAAGAGCGTGGTGTTGTAGGTAATCTTGTCGCCGCTGGAGGCCAACGCCGCCAGCGGCATCGAGATTCTGACCTCCCGGTGAGGGGCACCCATTTCGCACTCGACCAGCTCGACCATGTGACCTGGAGGATAAAACCCCATGAGGTACTCGGCCAAAGGCCGCAGCCGTTCGGCATGGTTCGGCGTTACGCGGGTGATGAATCCCGACCCAAAGCAACCAACTTGGAAGATCAATAAAGGAACATTGCGCATTGGTTGCAGGGCGTAGGAGACCATGCGGTTGGCGTCCAGAACCTGAAGGCCAGTGTTGGCGATGTCAAACGGCATCGTCGTGAGGAGCGTGTCGATGGCAGACAGCGCCGGAAGCACCCGAACCGAGACGCCGTACTGTGGGGCATGCTCGACGAGAAGATGTGTTGGTGAAACGTAGATGGACGGGTGACCCATCACGACGAGAACCACAGAGGCGTGGCGCAAACCCTCCCCGATCAGGAACGAAACGATCCGACCGTACACCTCGAGGTCGAGATCCCCTTCGCGATAGAAGTCGATCAAGCTTCGCGTGTTGGCGTTCAGACGCCGAAGGGCAGCGACAGCTTCCACGCCCGACACGAGGTGATAGACGACGTCAGCCTTCGCGACGACGTCAGCGGTCTCCAAAGTCGTATGGTGGCTGCCAAGCATCCCGGCGCCGCAAATGATGATCTCGTGCCGTTTGGACATGTTCTTGGTCTCAGTCTTCGGCTCAGGCATTCACCACTTCCAGTCTTCGTTTCGAGACCGCTTTGGGCGCGATCTGCCGGTCCTCTGCTATCGCCCCCCAGGGCACCGCGAGCCCAAGGAGCTTGCCCTTCTCGACGAAAACGAGCTTGTTCTCCATCCAAGACGAGATCCACTCGTCCATGACAGCCGCTTCGATGCCGGGGAATCTGCGTCGCAGCTCGGCGATCGAGATGATCCTTTCACATTCCAAGTACACGTCCCGCTCAGGGCCCCTCAGCCAGTGAAAACGTGCATTCTTGCCGCGAAAGTCTCGGATCTTGAGATAGTCCCGTCCGTCTTGCATGGAAAGCAATAGGTTTCCCTCCACGTGAGGTCGCAGTGAGTCGTAGTGATTCCGCCACTCCCGCAGGGCCTCTTTCACCTTTCGCCAAAGGGGGCGAAGCGCGTCCAACTGGGCGCTGTCGAAAGACTTCTCGGTCAGGAAGAGCCGTTGGTTCAGGTCCGGCGGCAAGAGCATGCCATACATGTGATAGTTGCGGACGTTGCGGATTCCGAACGTCTCTGGTGCCTTGTATGCTGGTGCCTGATACACCAGCGAGAAGTCGGCGATGTCAAGCGGTCTATAGCCTCGCGCGAACGCGATGTTCGTCAGTGTTTCGGCGATGTCTGCTTCGTCCATGCCCGGGTAGTCTACGATCAAGTTTGCCGTGTTCTTGATGCCGTATTGCTCACAGAACTTCATCGCCTGCAGATTCTGTAAGGTCGTCGTTCCCTTCACCATCTTCTCGAGAACAGACGTCGAGAGCGCTTCTATACCAAACTGCACCACACGGGCTCCAGCGCGGCTGAGTCGTCGAATCTGGTCGGGGTGTACAGACGCACGCGCTTCCATCCAGAAGTCGAGGCCGCCACCGATCGCGGTCAGTGCCTCGATGAACCCATCCGCTTCGCGGTGTCGAAGGATATTGTCGACGACGGTGAAATCGGGACACTCGTACTTTCTTGCGAGTTCGCGGATATCTTCGATCGACTGCTGGACGGGTTTCTCCCGATACCCATGCCATTGCAGGTTTAGATTGCAGAACGTGCAGCTCAGCATGGGGTCGACATGGCTTCGGTCCCACCAGCACCCCCTGCTGGTCTCTACCGGTATACGGATGCGGCCGATTTCCTCCTGGGAGTTGCCGCAGGAACGCAGAGTGCGAAAGTATCCGTCGTAGTTGGGTGGAGGTAGATCTGCCATGTTTGGGAGTTGGTCAACCTCGCCGAAGGCCGCCTCGGGTGAGTTGCGATGTACGACCGCCTTGACCTCCACAGTCTCGCCAGGGGCTGTCTTCTCCAAAGCCGAAGTCAGATTCAACAGGGGACTCTCGCCTTCACCGTTGACGACATAGTCCAAAAATGGGAACTCCTTTAGCAGAGTCTTCCCGATCAGGTTCGTGCAGCTTGGACCTCCCAGGACGATGTCCGTGGAGGGGGCTCTTCGCTTGACTTCGCGTGCGGCGAGCAGGCTTGGAATCATCTGGGCGAAAACCACGCTGAAACCCACGAGCCGATATTGTGACCAATCAGTCCGGTCGAGCCTGTCGAGCAGGCTCGACCGTAGGGTCTCGATGACGCTTCCGAAGTCTAACTCACGGAAGGCTGGATCGCTGTTTCGCGACGATTCGAGATAGTGGGCGATGGCGTTCGCGCGCTCGGGAAAGAAGATGTAGGCGAACAGGGCTTCGCCGACCCAGCTCACCGAGATTCGCTTGGCCAAATGGATCCCGACAGCATCAGCCAACTCCAGGAACAGCTCATACGTGTCCACTTCGATGTCGGGACGGTGTCGCTCCATCCAGGCCTTGAGGGTTCCCAGTTGAATCGATGGGCTTAGCGGATCCTGCCAGGGCATCGAGATGAGGGCGATGCGCATGCGAATTGTTCCTTGGTTTGGGGTGTTTCGGTGGGCTCAATGACGTCGGGCGGGAACCAACAACATCGCATCCTCGATGTTCGCCCGTAGCCAAAGATCGTCCCGTGCCAGGGGCATGGCAAGTAGGGAATCTCGTGGCGCCGCGGCTCCCGCGCGGTAGACGTGAACCGTCCAGTCGGCCCCCCACGTGTGGATGAGGCGCGTCGCCAGGGCAAGGCGGCCACCCGGAGGCACGTAAGCTGTGTTCCACAGCGCCAAAGACACGCGATGGTCGAGCTGGTAGCCATGATCGAGAACGTCGCGAGCGTCTGCGATCAGCGTGGCGGGTCGAAGAAGATCGTTGCCCAAAAGGCCTGCGTAGTTGTCGAGCGCCGAGGGCGCGGCGACCACCTCGAAGGTCACGTTCTGCTGCGCCGCCACAGCCGCGGCCACAGGAGTGAAGGGGTTGCCGAAGCTAGGATTACCCAACACGGCGACCGCCGCTCGCTCGTGGGCCCGTGCTGCAGAGACCGCGAGCTGAGCGGCTTTCGCCGTCACTCCAAAGGGGCCGGCGTCTCGGAAGACAGCCTGGTCGAGGTTGATGGCCGTTGGCGCCAATCGATGAAGCCTTTGTGACAGAACGGGCGGCAAACCGAAGTGTCCCACCCACCTGCATTCCGACAGCGTTCGCGCCCCTTGCAGAGTCAGCTGATCTCCGGAGCCAAATCCAAGGCCGATCACGGAGAGCATCGAGATCACGTCACTTCCACCTCACCCCGTCCAACTTGGCTCCGGTGAGGATGGCCCCATCGAGATTTGCACCACGGAGGTCCGAATTGCTCAGGTTGGCCTCCGTCAGGTCGGCGCCTGCCAGACTGGCGCCACGAAGATCCTGGTTCGAGAGGTCCGCACCTTTGAGGACAGCGCCGCGGAGCTGAATGACGGGGAAACTGGGTGTCGCCATCGCTGCCTGGTAGGCCGCCGCAGCCGCGTAGAAGGACGGGTCGATGGCGGGTGCGCAGCGAACGGCGGCTGGGTTGTAGAAGGACGGGTCGATGGCGGGTGCGCAGCGAACGGCGGCTGGGTTGTAGAAGGACGGGTCGATGGCGGGTGCGCAGCGAACGGCGGCCGGGTTGTAGATGGACGGGTCGATGGCGGGCGCGCAACGAACGGCGGCCGGGTTGTAGATGGACGGGTCGATGGCGGGTGCGCAACGAACGGCGGCCGGGTTGTAGAAGGACGGGTCGATGGCGGGCGCGCAACGAACGGCGGCCGGGTTGTAAATGGACGGGTCGATGGCGGGCGCGCAACGAACGGCGGCCGGGTTGTAAATGGACGGGTCGATGGCGGGTGCGCAACGGACGGCCGCGGGGTTGTAGGCGTCCTGGGGCGGGTATCTCGTAGGTTGCTCCAGAGCACCTAGGTGTGGATCTACTTTGAATTCCTTTTCCTGACTCATCACGTTCTCCTGAGCGGCAATGGGATTTGGGTAGGGATATTCGGCATGCAGAAGCTTGCCCGTCTGCGGATCACGGACGTATCGGGTTCGGGAGGTGGTCTCGACGATGCGACGGTGTGCGTCCAGCGCGCGACGAGCCACTTCCCAGTCGATCGCGCGCAATGAGGCCAGTTCGCGACCCGTGAGGCCAGCCCTGCCGGCCGCGTTTTCGGTCCTCGCCAAGCGCTCGAGGGTGTCGAGGTCGATGCGCTCCAACGTCAGCTCACTGAAGAGCCGCTGCAGATTCTCCAGGCTCATGGCGTGGCCTCAGCGTCAGGCGGCGCGGGCGCGGGTCGCCGCCGGGAAGAGATCGTTTAGGATCTCGAGGTTGTGGAAAAGGACCCAGGGCTCTGCCCCGATTGTCTCGGTGTATACGGCGCGAAGGTTTGTACAACGTGGAATCACGTGTTGGAGGGCTTCGACGGTGATGGGGTTGAGGGGACCCGTGTAGTCGTCGACCCAGGTGAGGTGGGCGGGATCTCCGAACATGCCGCCGGCGGTGTTGATCTCTCCGACGTGACTCAAGGGGAATTCGTCGATGCGATCGAGGAGAGGGCGTCGATGAAGCAGGTTGTAGCTGAAGAAGTGGCCCACATCGAAGTTGAGCGTTGCGCCCGTGGCTTCCACGAACGAACGGAAGAACGTGGAAAGGTGCATCTCGTCCGGTCCGGGCATGTAGAAGTGCGGAACCTCTGGGAAGAGCGACACCGGTACTCGTTCGCTCACCTCGCGCATCCGTCGAATACAAACCGAGAGGCATTCCTCCGTGAGGAAGGGCTGCACGTAGTTGGGGTGGCCTTGCGGACGAGAGCGAGCGAAGTTGGTGACTATGACGTCTTCGGTGGCCCACTCTGGCCGCCAGATGTCGACGATCTCATGGATTCTGCTCCAGTTCGCCGTGATCGTCGTACCATCGAAGGGAAGCTCGAAGTCCCCGCTGGCGTGCCAAACGTACTTCAATCCTGCGGGAAGTTGGGCCTTTAGCCGCTCCATGAAACCGCGGGAGTAGTTCTCGTAGGCGTAGACCGTCAGATACTGACAAAGGCCGCGCCGGTAACACTCGGTTACCACGTCAATGACCCCTGGCTCGCACAAATCGTTCGCCACACCCACGCCAAGCGCTCCCGCTTGGATCCGACTCGAATCTGACACTCCAAACACCTCCGGCATCCAGTGACGATGCTATCCGCGCCGGATAATATCTGCGGCTTCGCGCCATGGCAACAGGAAACACGGGCGCGCTTTGCTTGTAGAACCTCTGGGTGACTCGAAACTAGGAGGGTCCCGAGGATGCGCAAGAGCAGATTCACTGAAGACCAGATGGTCAAGATGCTGCGAGACGCCGACCGGACACGCAGGCGGGTCCCAAGATCAGGGCGGTGGCCGCCGACGAAAGCCATCGCCTCAACGACGCCTATGCCCGCATCGCCGCACACGTCGCACAGGGCAACGTGCCGAAGGTCTAAACGAGCCGCGGGCGGCGAGCGCCCCGATGCACGGGACGAGCCCAGGAGGATCGCGAGCGCCGGACGGAACCTCGGTCACCGGCGAAGGTGGAGCCTTGGCCCACCACGCCGGTGATCCGTTTTATCTCGTTGCCTCTCAGGGCAGCAGCCGACCCAGGTTGATGAGCTGGGTCTCGCCGCTGTTGTCGTCGACGCCATCGTTGTCGTTGACGATCCAGACATCGCCGGTGCGGGTCACCGCGCTGCCTTCGATCTTCTCGTAGACGGGGCCCGCCGGCCGCTTGAGATCAGGCACCAGGTCGCGAACCAGCGTCTTGGTCACGGTGGCGCCGTCGGCCACGCCTGCCAGCGTCACCCGGTAGAGCCGCTTGATGACGGCGTCGGGACCGCCCTGATTGTCGCGTTCCACCACCAGGAAGCTGCCGTCACCCAGGCTGCTGATATCGGAGAGGCCCACCCAGCCGCCGTTGGCCGAAGCCGGTGCCTCGAGCGGGTAGAAGGCGAAGGTCCAGGTGTCCGACACCACATCGTAGATGCCGATGCGCGCGTTGGCATCGCCCTGCCAGACCCGCTGGAAGGCCACGTACACCTTGCCAGCGTGTTCCGACACGCCTTCGTAGCCGAAGCGGATCTGCTTGGCGTTGATGGCATCCGGCAGCTTCACCACCTTCTCGATGACGCCATTGGCGTTCGTCTTGAACAGGAAGTTCAGGGTGTTGACCGGCCGCGCGGCTTCGCCGACCGTGCCCGCCCCTTCCGATGCGATCCAGAAGCCACCATCGCCCGCCACGGCAATGCCTTCGGGATCGATGTTCACCGTCTTGTCTGGGTTGATCATGGCCGCCAGATCCGCCTCATCGAAGACGTCTTTGCGGGTGGCGTCGTTCGCCGGAACGGTGGCATCAGCCAAATCCACGGCCGCCACCGCCTTGAACACGTCGTTCGTGTCGCGAATCGCAATTTCGCGAACGATGCGCGCAGGCCGGAAGCCCGTGTCGATGGCGAAGATGCGGTTCGCCTCGAAGGCGCTGTCCTCGATGGCGTAGAGCATGTTTCCGTGAATCGGATCGGCTGCCAGGCCCGACATGGCTGCCCACGGGATGGGGTTTCCGTTCAACCGGTCGTTCGAGATCAGCGTGGGGTAGGCCGCGGGCGCGGTTTCGTAGGCGTAAATGTTGATGACCGACCGCACGAGATCTTCGCGGCTATCCTCTTCGCTGGCCACGACCAGCAGGTTGCGCGATGGGATCGCCAGGGCGCCTTCGGGACCGATCCCGGCAGGCACCGCCTGCTTGAACACCGGCTTCCTCAGATCGGCCACGTCGTACACGAACACCAGGCTCGAACGCTCGGAGTTCACGAACAAGTAGCGATTGTTCCCGAACACCGCGAATTCCACGTTCTCAGGTTCGTTGCCTTTGTTGTCCGATCGGCCATCAGGATAATGCCCGAGGCGCGAAGCCATCACGTCCATCTCGCGACCAGAGCTGTAGACGACGTTGCCGTTGGTATCGAAAATGGTGAAACCACGGCTGCCGCCAGCCAGGTCGCCCTCGTCCGCCGTCGCGAAGAGATCCTTCGAAAGCCAGGCCACACCATCGGGCTCTCGGGGCACGTCCATCTTCGTCTCTGTCAACGAGATGATGCCGTCGTCCCTCGTGTCCACGCCCGTGAGGTTCACCTTGCCGGCGCTGAAGCTGCGCACGATGCTGCCATCGCTCAGCTTCACCAACACGATGCCGTTGTTCTCCTGCAGGCTGACCACGGCGATGTTGTCGCTGTTGATGTCCACGAACTCGGGTTCGGGATCCGTGGGGGTTTCGATGCCAGCGAGACCGGTGAGCACCACGTCTCGGGTGGTCCAGGCACTGGGCATACCCTCCAGGCTCACCACCACCAGCTTGCCCGCGGGCAGCTGAGGGATGGCGCCATCGTTCAGGTCTTCGTCACGCTGGTTCTCGATCACGACCGCGGCGTACTTGCCATCGGGGCTCACGGCCACCGAGTCGGGCTGCCCCCCAAGATCGATCTTGCGCACGGACATCTTCGTCGTCACGTCGACGACGTCCAGCTCGCCCGATACGTTCATGAAGCCGGCGCTCTTGTTTACTCCCACGAGGGCGTAGTTGCCCACC
It encodes the following:
- a CDS encoding aminotransferase class I/II-fold pyridoxal phosphate-dependent enzyme: MVIYVGSLLKVLAPGLRIGYAVAPVPVLERMAALRTSIDRQGDNVAEAAVAELLEDGDLARRSRRMRQVYQARRDVLMTALRDTLGERVSFEVPQGGMALWVQVHGDDPVAWAKKARECGVTFGAGRDYHVFRKPVPFVRMGFTRLDERELRRAVRLAETAWVEA
- a CDS encoding DinB family protein, encoding MASPEWLSSLARYSRWMNDKLFERASTLSDEVRKKDAGAFFRSIHGTLNHLLLTDRVWLARFEGKTLPDGCIGPGGIRSLDQELYGSFEELRLERRRTDEALSAWVAGLTPERLTGPLVYLRLGQRQEAPLWWAVSHLFNHQTHHRGQVTTLLTQQGCDPGVTDLFAMLREEAASVS
- a CDS encoding 50S ribosomal protein L11 methyltransferase, with the translated sequence MLREFGRYVADLERTDAYGRAIREQVRKGDVVVDVGAGFGLLSLLCARAGARRVYAIEQGTYCELGRAIAQDNQLADRIVWVSANSLAVDLPERADVVVSELFGQFALEEFVVEYLHDARRRFLKPGGRMIPQELALALTPIEHEGLRHRLLPTHGQCWTNVAGFDLRRLQQAVLVNEASPYVVEACRQARALGPTVPFMHFELGESTSGRFLRRVVCPIDRPGVLDGIMGTFWARLSPSVELSTAPNAPPTHWSQVVFPKLPRTVVDPGDVAEVEIGFHPGGRWSFGLVELRGHGDVRRQPGLRSALCSHR
- a CDS encoding chloramphenicol phosphotransferase CPT family protein, with translation MSSVLILEGVTGAGKTSVLRAMESCFSHRPSLIPEEDTLGDLMNQVRNPAWRERPRFEALDAVLARIERHRDEGAAGLLLVERFHLTAYALFPRWELLDQYDERLEALDASLVLLTFPSELAETRSIERPDRLEWAQDMDAWYGSREAAIEAVRWSQAHRWDGLKKTRLPFLHLDTRRQDWSRYARAIKAFVKPPGAVKWT
- a CDS encoding aspartyl/asparaginyl beta-hydroxylase domain-containing protein, whose translation is MRDQARELKRSADALWAESCARYPGSELERLEVFFAVARGEATPPDPGPQRALHSRLYVPGLTERPWWDAHAFPLARRLESRFPLIREEAVRLLSKPWVFRSHPGRSGSSPAKDPQSPLEGEWRGYYLQRHLRRVPSTAAEAPVALRTLDEVPPAREALMSFLGPHSRIKEHSDKVNFVVTLYLPLFSDGAWISFGGQRRTWIDGRCMAADSSYYHESVNTSDVWRGLMLVDLWHPELSEIERTVLERAVPRLNDVLLWGAPN
- a CDS encoding B12-binding domain-containing radical SAM protein, with product MRIALISMPWQDPLSPSIQLGTLKAWMERHRPDIEVDTYELFLELADAVGIHLAKRISVSWVGEALFAYIFFPERANAIAHYLESSRNSDPAFRELDFGSVIETLRSSLLDRLDRTDWSQYRLVGFSVVFAQMIPSLLAAREVKRRAPSTDIVLGGPSCTNLIGKTLLKEFPFLDYVVNGEGESPLLNLTSALEKTAPGETVEVKAVVHRNSPEAAFGEVDQLPNMADLPPPNYDGYFRTLRSCGNSQEEIGRIRIPVETSRGCWWDRSHVDPMLSCTFCNLNLQWHGYREKPVQQSIEDIRELARKYECPDFTVVDNILRHREADGFIEALTAIGGGLDFWMEARASVHPDQIRRLSRAGARVVQFGIEALSTSVLEKMVKGTTTLQNLQAMKFCEQYGIKNTANLIVDYPGMDEADIAETLTNIAFARGYRPLDIADFSLVYQAPAYKAPETFGIRNVRNYHMYGMLLPPDLNQRLFLTEKSFDSAQLDALRPLWRKVKEALREWRNHYDSLRPHVEGNLLLSMQDGRDYLKIRDFRGKNARFHWLRGPERDVYLECERIISIAELRRRFPGIEAAVMDEWISSWMENKLVFVEKGKLLGLAVPWGAIAEDRQIAPKAVSKRRLEVVNA
- a CDS encoding pentapeptide repeat-containing protein: MATPSFPVIQLRGAVLKGADLSNQDLRGASLAGADLTEANLSNSDLRGANLDGAILTGAKLDGVRWK